The sequence below is a genomic window from Kitasatospora kifunensis.
GTTACGGCGTCAGCCGGTTCGGGCCGCGGAAGAGGAAGACCGCCTCGCGCAGCGAGCCGAGCCCGAGCAGCGCCATCAGCATCCGGCCCAGACCCATCCCGAAACCGCCGTGCGGCGGGCAGCCGAAGCGGAAGCAGTTCAGGTAGTCCGTCAGCGGCGCGGTGTCCATGCCCTTCTCGGCCGCCTGCTCGACCAACACCTCGTAGCGGTGCTCGCGTTGGGCGCCGGTGGTGACCTCCAGGCCGTTCCAGAGCAGGTCGAAGCTGAGCGTCAGGTCGGGCCGCCCCGCCGGTCTGGCGTGGTAGAACGGCCGGATGCTCGCCGGGTAGTGGGTGACGAAGACGAACTCGTGGCCCGTCTCGCGCAGGATGTGCGCCGACAGCGCCCGCTCGCCCTCGGGGTCCAGGTCGACCTTGGCACCCTCCGGGTCCCAGCCCAGCTCGCCACGGAGCAGCTGCTGCGCCTGCTCCATGGTGACCCGCGGGAACGGCGTGCTCGGGACGCGGACCTCGACGCCGTACTGCTCACGGATCTGCTCGCCGTGCCGCTCGGCGACCAGCGCCAGGGCGTGCGCGATCATCTCCTCCTCGAACCGCTGCACCTGCTCGACGTCCTCGATCCAGCCGAGTTCGACGTCCACGCCGGTGAACTCGGTGGCGTGGCGGGAGGTGTAGGAAGGTTCGGCGCGGAAGACCGGGCCGATCTCGAAGACCCGGTCGATGCCGCCCGCGATCGCCATCTGCTTGTAGAACTGCGGCGACTGGGCCAGGTAGGCGCTGCCGCCGAAGTAGTCCAGGCGGAACACCTCGGCGCCGGACTCGGAGGCGGTGCCCATCAGCTTCGGGGTGTGCAGTTCGGTGCAGCCGGCGCCGTAGGCGTACTCGCGCATGCCCTGCTCGAAGGTGCTCTGGACCGCGAAGACCAGCCGGGCGGCGGGTCGCCGGCGCAGGTCCAGGAAGCGCCAGTCGAGCCGGGGCTCGGGCCCGGAGTGCTCGTCGATCGGCAGCGGCCCCGCGGCCCGGTTGAGCAGCTCGACCGACTCGGGGAGCAGTTCGAGGCCGCCCAGCTTCACCACCGGGTTGGCCACCACCCGGCCGGTGATCCGCACGGCGGACTCGGTGGTCAGGCCCTCCAGCAGGGCGGTCAGCTCGTCGGCACCCTTGCGGTGGGTCACCTGGACGACTCCGGTGTGGTCACGGACCAGGACGAACTGCATGGTGCTCTGCAGGCGCAGGGTCTGCACCCAGCCCGCGACGGTGACGCGTCGACCGATGCGCTCGGCGAGCTCGGCGACCAGGGTGCGCTCGGCGCCGCCGGCGCCACCAGGGCTCTTAGGGCTCTCGGGGCTCTCGGGGTGAGTGGTGGGGTGGATCATCGCAGTCCTCCAGGGACCTTGGCTGATCCCTTGGACGTGCGGGCGAGAAGGGTGACTCGCGGTGCCACCGCACGTTCGCCGCCACCCGGTGAGGCTCGGGTCGGGTGGCGACCTCATTGCACTGCTCGGCGCTCCGGAGTGTCTTCACCGTGGGGCACGAGGCCGCCTTCACAGCTGCCGGCGGCTCTCTCGGCTCGCGGAATCCCGCGGCTACTCGTCTCCTTCATCGCGCTGAGCAGGAGGATAGACAGGACGCCGACGGACACGCAACGACATTCGCACGCTGCGCCCTGTCTATCCCTCGTGCTGGTGACGGTAGGTTCAGACCACCTCGGCCAGCTCGCGCAGCAGCTTGGCCTTGGCCCGGGCGCCGACCATCGACTTCACCGGCTCGCCCCCCTTGAAGACGATCAGGGTGGGCATCGAGAGCACCCCGTAGGCGGTCTGGGTCTCGGGGTTGAAGTCCACGTTCACCGAGACCACCTTGATCCGGTGCGCCTCCTCCACCGCGACCGCGTCCAGCACCGGCGCGATCATCCGGCAGGGCGGGCACCAGTCGGCGGTGAAGTCCACCAGCACCGGCAGCTCGGACTGCAGCACCTGCTCCGCGAAGGTCGCGTCGGTCACTTCAAGCACGTGGTCGGCCATCTGCTCACCCTTCATGATTCATCTGATGTTCGGTCAGTTCGCACCTGGGCTCGGCGTCCACGCTCGCCACCATCAGCTCGGCGCGGGCCAGTTGCCCCGCCACCTGCTCGCGCACCGCACCGAGCCGGGCCAGGCAGTCGTCCAGCTCGGCCAACTTGCGCCGGTACACCTCCAGCGAGGCCGGGCAGCTGGCCCCGTCGGGGTGCCCCGCCCGCAGGCACTCCACGAAGGGGCGGGTGTCCTCCAGCTCGAAGCCGAAATCCTGCAGCAGCCGGATCTGCCGGACCAACCGCAGCTCCTCCTCGCCGTAGGCCCGGTACCCGTTCCCGGTGCGCCGGGCCGTCAGCAGGCCCCGCGCCTCGTAGTAGCGCAGGGTGCGGGTGGTCGTCCCCGCCCGCTCCGCCAGCTCCCCGATCCGCATGGTGTCCGCCTCCTGCCCGCTCGACCACTCAACGGTAGACCTTGACGCTGACGTTAAGGCCAGCGCGAGCCCGGCCCACGGGAGGGAAACCACAGGCGCTGGCGGTTGATTCCTGCGGCGTTCGTCGGGGCGAGCCCTCCGCCCCCCCGGGGCGCCGCCGGGCCGCTCAGCAGTCGGCGAGGCGGGCCAGCTCAGGGCCGGTGAGCCGCAGGGCGGCGGCCGCCACGTTCTCGACCAGGTGCTCCGGATTGCCCGTGCCCGGGATGGCCAGCACGTGCTCGCCCTGCTGGAGGGTCCAGGCCAGCCGGACCTGGGCGACCGAGGCGCCGTGCGCCCGTGCGATGTCGAGCACCGCCGCCTGGTCACCCGCGCGCTCGGCCGGGCCGCCCTCGCGCCCCTCACCGGCGATCGCGAAGAACGGCACGAACGCGATGCGCTGCTCCCCACAGGCCTCCAGCACCGCCTGCTGCTCGGCCGTGGCGCCGATGCCGTAACGGTTCTGCACGCAGACCACCGGCGCGATCCGCTGGGCGGCCGCGAGGTGGTCGAGCCCGACGTTGGAGAGGCCGAGGTGGCGGACCAGCCCGGCCTCCCGCAGCTCGGCCAGCGCGCCGAACAGCTCGACGAAGGGCGCCAGTTGCTTGCCCCTGATCCGCAGGTTGACCACGTCGAGGTGGTCCCGGCCGAGCTGGCGCAGGTTCTCCTCCACCTGTCCGCGCAACTGCTCGGGCGTGGCCCAGAGCCACTCCCCCGAGGGGTCCCGCCCCGGCCCCACCTTGGTGGTGATCACCAGGTCGTCCGAGTACGGGGCCAGCGCCGAGTTGATCAGCTCGTTGGCGGACCGCAGCGAGGAGAAGTAGAACGCGGCGGTGTCGAGGTGGTTCACCCCGAGCTCGACCGCGCGCCGTAGCACGCCCAGCACCTTGGCCCGGTCGCTCGGCACCCCGCGGTCGAAGGCACCGCTACCGGTCAGGCGCATGGCGCCGAAGCCGAGCCGATTGACCGTCAGATCGCCGAGCCGCCAGGTACCGGCGGCGGATGCGGGGGGCGCGTGAGGGAACGTCATGCGGCGGAGTTAATCACATCGGAGCGAAATATCCGAAGGCCCCAATTAACGGGCGAATTACCCACATTGGCAACGATCGGAGTCGTGCGGAAGTTCCCGGTGGACCAGGCTGGAGCGGTCCCCTGCGCCGCTCCAGTCGAGTCCCGTTCCGCCGGGTCAGTCGATGTCGCAGTCGCCAGGCTTCGTATCCTGCGGGCAGGGCAGCCGGCTGACGGTCTTCGCGAACGCCACGCCTGCGTCCACCACGGACTGCGGCACCTTCATCTGCCACTGGGGGCTCTGCGCGATCGCCTCCCAGCCGGGCAGACCGACCGGCGGCTTGTCGCGCGTCACCGTGAGGTTCGGACCAGGGGTGCCGGTGTACTGGTCCAGCGTCGCGTTGGCCGCGGTGATCGACACCTCGGTGCCGTCGGGCCGGAACACCTTGACGCTTTCGTCGTACAGGCCGTAGCCGTCGGTGCCGGTGATGTAGCCGAGCACCTTGGTGCCGTCCGGCAGTTGCCTCACCTGGCAGCTCGGGTGCTCGTAGCCGGGCTTACGCCCCCCCTCGTCCACACCGCCCTTCCAGTTGGTGCAGTCGGTCATAGGAGCGCGAATCCCGGTAGGGATGGGGGCATTGCTCACCGTCACCATGACGGTGGAGGCTCCGGCGCCGTCGTTGTACTGGAGTTCGACATAGCGCGTGTGGGCGTTGTCGTTGAACTTGACCGCGTACGTGTCCAGTTTGCCCAGCTGCGCACCGGGCGGCAGCTGGTCGTTGAGGATCTTCAGCATCGCCTGCCAGGTGAGGTCCGCCGTGGCGGGCTGGGTGCTCGGGCTCGCGCTCAGACTCGCACTCGCACTCGCCGAAGCAGAGGGGCTGGCGGACGGCCCACCTGACGCAGCGGTCGCGTCCGCCGCCTGCATGCTGTGCGACGACCCGCTGCTCCCCAGCCCCACCACCGCCCCCGCCGTCACCAGTGCGGCCACCACCACTGCCGCACCGGCGACCTGCAGCCCCCGGCGGATCCGGCGCCGCCGACGCCCGTCCCGGCTGCCCTCCGCGATCATCAGCGCGATCGGCGGGTCCAGCTCGTCGACGCTCTTCACCAGCATTTCGGTCAGATCGTCTTCAAAGTCCATCGAGAGGTCCTCTTGTAGTCTCGTGCCTGTTCACCCGCGGAACAGCAGCTCGCGATCGTCGGCCAGCAGTTCGCGCAACCGGGCCAGCGAACGCGTGTTGAGGCTCTTGACGGCACCCGCGCTGATCCCCAACACCTCGGCCACCGCCTCGATGCTGTAGTCCTCCAGGTACCGCAGCACCACCACCGCCCGGTTGCGCGGCGGCAGTTGGCTCAGCGCCGCGACCAGCGTCACCCGCAACTCGGTCGCTTCCCCGTGCCCGCCGGAGGGCTGGTCGGGTATCGCGGCGACCACCAACTCGCCCGAGCGGCGCAGCCGACGGTGCGAGAGGTAGGTGCGCAGCAGCGCCTTGCGGGCATACGCGTCGATCGCGACGGCCTCACCGTTTCGCTGCAGCCGCCCCCACACCGCGTAGAGCTTCGCGAGCGTCGTCTGCACCAGGTCCTGCGCCTGGTGCCAGTCCCCGCACATCAGGTACGCGACCTGGAAGAGTTTTCGGGCCCTTGAGGAGGCGAATTCCTCGAAGCCGAGCCCCTCGTGCATGTGGTCCCCCGGTGGTCCTGCGGTGTCCGTATCGATCGTCACCCCATAGGACGCCTTGCCGTCGCAGGAGGTATCACGGAGATCCGCAGTCGGAGCCGTACTGTCGAGGGTCGTAACCGATCACGCACAGAAAGGGCCGGGCAGATGGCCGAGGCGATGACACCGGCCGGTGGGTTCGCGGGGCGGCGGCGGGTGCTGGTGGTCTGCAAGGGCAACACCTGCCGCAGCCCGGCGGCGGCCGCCGTCATCACGGAGCTGTCCGGTGGCACGCTCGACGTGCGCTCCGCAGGAACCCACGCCCGGCCCGTGGGCGGACCGGCGTCCCCGTTGATGGTCGAGGCCATGGCTGCAGCGGGCTACGACCTGTCCGGCCACCGGAGCACGCTGCTCGACACCGCACTGGTCGACTGGGCCGACGATCTGGTGGCGGCGGACGAGGAGACGGCGCGGGCGGTGGCAGCGCTCGCCGGCCCCGGCCGGGCGGTGCGGCTGCTGGGGTCGGGCATCCCGGACCCGTGGGGCGGGGATGTGGCGGAGTACGCCAGGGCGGTGCGGCGGATCCAGCAGGCGGCGCGGGAGTACTGCGCCACGCGGGAGCGGGGAGCCGACGACGGCCGACCGAGTGGCTGACGTAGCGTCAGGCGAGCCGCAGGGTGGCGGTTGCGCCGCCGTCGGGGGCGTTGGCGAGGTCGAGGCGGGCGTTGAGGACGGCGGCCTGCCCGAGGGCGATGGTCAGGCCGAGGCCGTGGCCCTTGCCTCGTTCGGGGGTGCCGGTGCGGAAGCGCTGGGGGCCCTCGGCGAGCAACTCGGGCGGGTAGCCGGGGCCGTGGTCGCGGACGGTCACCGTGGCGTCGTCGATGGTGATCTCGACCGGGGCGCGGCCGTGGCGGTGGGCGTTGATGAGGAGGTTGGCGATGATCCGGTCGAGTCGGCGGGGGTCGGTCTCCACCGTACTGGCCTGACGGACAGTCATGTCCGCCTGCAGACCCGTGCGTTCGACGGCCTCGATGACGACCTCGGGCAGCGGCACCGGGAACAGGTCGGCCTGTTCCACGCCGGCGTCCAGGTGGGAGATTTCCAGCAGGTTCTCGACCATGGTCCGCAGGACCATGATGCGGTCGCGCACCAGGTCGGTGGCTTCGCCGTCGGGGAGCAGTTCGGCGGCGACGACCAGGCCCGACAGGGGCGTGCGCAGTTCGTGGGCGACGTCGGCGGTGAAGCGCTGCTCGGTGATCAGCCGCTGGTGCATGGCGTCGGCCATGTGGTCGAAGGCCGCGGCGATGTCGTCGACCTCGTCGTGTGTGAAGGCGGCGGTACGGGTCGGCTGGCCGGTGCGGGCCCGGAGGTCTCCGGCGGAGATCCGGCGGGCGGTGGCGGCCACCCGACGCAGGCGGCGGTTGGGGAGTTCGGCGGCCAGGGCAGCGATCGGGACGATGACGGCCAGCGCGGCGAGCGAGGCGTAGACCATGTGCCGGTCCAGCGCCTCGATGCTCAGCCGGTCGCTGGTCATGTCGACCCTGGTGGACAGCACGTGCCCGCCCTCGACCGTGGCCGCCCACATCCGGCTGGTGTAGATCCTCTGGTCGTCGTAGGCGGTGGCGAACGACCCCGCGCGGGCCTGCAGGGCCAACACGGGTGGCAGGCTGCCCGAGTCGACGTCGACTCCCGTCGGCGGGGTGCCGGTCTGGCGGTAGGTGCTTGCGGCGTCCTGGAGCTGGCTGATCGCCTTGTCCCTGGCGAGGTCCTTGGCGCGGGCCCAGGTGGACTGGTGCACCAGCAGGCCGACGGCGAGCGCGACCGCGACCGCGGCGACGGCGACCAGCGCGGCGATCTTCCAGCGCAGCGAGTGCGGGTTGAGCAGTTCCTTGAGGCGCACCCGCGGTCAGCGCCTCAGCTTGTAGCCGAAACCGCGCACCGTCTCGATCCGGTCGGCGCCGACCTTCTTGCGCAGCCGCTGCACCGCCAGGTCGACGACGCGGCTGTCGCCGTCCCAGCCGTAGTCCCACACGTTGCGCAGCAGCGTGTGGCGGTCCAGGACGATGCCGGGACTGGCGGCGAACTCCAGCAGCAGGCGCAGCTCGGTCGGGGTGAGCGAGACCGGCTGCTGGGCCAGGAAGACCTCCATGCCGAGCGTGTCGATCCTCAGGTCGCCGAAGACCAGCAGGCCGGTCGGCGCTGTCGGGGCCTGGGCGGGCGCGGGCAGCGCACCCGGGGCCGTCCTAGTGGCGGCAGCGGCCGGCGTGGCGGGCGAGTAGGTGGCCCGGCGCAGCAGGGAACGGATCCGGGCGACCAGCACCGCGGTGTCGACCGGCTTGACGACGTAGTCGTCGGCTCCGGCCTCAAGGCCCGCCACCACGTCCAGCGCGTCGCCGCGCGCCGACATCATCAGCACCGGCGTCAGGCCGCTCTCGCGCACCAGGCGGCACAGGCTGATGCCGTCCAGCTCCGGCAACATCACGTCCAGCACCAGCACGTCGTGGCCGCCCGCGCGGGCCAGCTGCAGTCCACTCAGCCCGTCGGGGGCGGTGGTGACCTGGTAGCCGTAGCGCTCCAGCGAGAGTGCGACGGATCGGCGGATCACGTCGTCGTCCTCGACCAGCAGGACGCGGACGGTCTCGGACAGCGGACCTGTGGCGGTGGCGGGGCGGGTCACGGCGTCCTTCCTGCGGAATCGGGCGGATCGCCACGAGGGGAATGCCAGGTACCTCCCGACACCGGCCTGCTCCTGGCGTGTCCGGCCCACCGTACTAGGCATGACGCGGCCCCGGGATTTTCAGGTCCCGGGCATCGGTGCGGCTCATGCGCGGCGCGGGGTCGTGGCGCCGGGCAGCGGCGACGTGCCGACGGCCGTACCGCTGCTACCGCCACCGCTCGGGGGCGGTGTCTGCTGGGCCAGGGCGTCCTGGACGGCGGTGATCAGGGTGTGGCTGACGTTCAGCGCGGCGCGCAGGCCCCGGGCCGGTGGGTCGCCAGCGTCCTGGTGCAGGACCACGCCGATCACCAGGCGCGGCCCGCTGGGCGTGCTCGCCCGGGCGGCCCAGGCCAGGTTTCCGCCGGCGGCCGTGCTGGAGCCGGTCTTCAGCCCTACCACGCCGTCGTGGCCGACGAGGTCGTTGGTGTTCTTCACCGTGCCAGGAACCCCGGGCACGGTCGTGCTCTCGGTGGCGACGATCGCGGCCAGCACCGGGACGGCCATCGCCCGCTGGGCGAGGACGAGTTGGTCGTCGGACGTGCTGGTGGTGCTGTCCTGGATGCCGCTGGCGCCGGTGTAGGTGGTGTTCGTCATGCCCAGGGCGTGGGCGCACCTGTTCATCTTCGCGACGAAGGCGTTCTCGCTGCCCGCGTCCCAGCGGGCGAGCAGGCGGGCGATGTTGTTGCCCGAGGGCAGCATCATCAGCTCCAGCAACTGCCGCTGGCTGAGCTGCTGGCCCGCGCGGACCGGGGCGGTCGACTCCTCGGCCGAGAAGGACTCGTCGGCGGCCTGCTGGTCGACGGTGATCGTGGGGTTGTCGGCCGCCGTGCCGTCCAGGGGGTGGTCCTGCAGGACGACGTACGCCGTCATCACCTTGGTGACGCTGGCGATCGGGACGGGACGCTGCTCCCCGCGGGAGCCGATGGTGCCCAGCCCCTCCACCGCCACGCTCGACTGGCCCTGGACCGGCCAGGGCAGGCCGACCCACTGGGGCAGGGCCCGCACCACGGACGGCGTGCTGATCCCGCGGCCGGGGACGAGCGTGAACGCGACGACGGTGGCGAGGGCGAGCACGACGGCCGCGGCCAGAGCCAACGTCGCGTGCGGCCCTCGCGGACCGACCTGGGGGCTCTCAACGGGGACGTCTGCGGGCTGGCTTCGCGCCACGCGGCTACCGAACGGACGCATCGGGGCCACCTCCAAGGGCCGAACGCGCCGAGCTGCGCGTTGCCCTCACGGTGGCCCGGGGAGGTGTCGGCTCCGCGGTGAGCGCGCATCCGCCACCGCTTAGCCTCGTATCCGTTGCGTATCAAAGCGCCCGCGGCCTGCGGCGGCCGGGCACGGCCCTACCGCGTCACGGCGCCGGCGACGGCTCGACCAGCGCGTCGGTGACCGCGTCGACCTGGTACGAGGTCCCCGGGGACTTCGGGTCCGAGGCGTTGGCCAGCGTCACCGACCAGCAGGGCCGCCACTGGGTACCGACCAGCGCGGCCACCAGGCCGGCGTTCAGCACGGCCCCCGGATGGGCGGCGCCGACCGTCGCGACGGCGACCTGACGGGAGA
It includes:
- the aspS gene encoding aspartate--tRNA(Asn) ligase, whose protein sequence is MIHPTTHPESPESPKSPGGAGGAERTLVAELAERIGRRVTVAGWVQTLRLQSTMQFVLVRDHTGVVQVTHRKGADELTALLEGLTTESAVRITGRVVANPVVKLGGLELLPESVELLNRAAGPLPIDEHSGPEPRLDWRFLDLRRRPAARLVFAVQSTFEQGMREYAYGAGCTELHTPKLMGTASESGAEVFRLDYFGGSAYLAQSPQFYKQMAIAGGIDRVFEIGPVFRAEPSYTSRHATEFTGVDVELGWIEDVEQVQRFEEEMIAHALALVAERHGEQIREQYGVEVRVPSTPFPRVTMEQAQQLLRGELGWDPEGAKVDLDPEGERALSAHILRETGHEFVFVTHYPASIRPFYHARPAGRPDLTLSFDLLWNGLEVTTGAQREHRYEVLVEQAAEKGMDTAPLTDYLNCFRFGCPPHGGFGMGLGRMLMALLGLGSLREAVFLFRGPNRLTP
- the trxA gene encoding thioredoxin, with the protein product MADHVLEVTDATFAEQVLQSELPVLVDFTADWCPPCRMIAPVLDAVAVEEAHRIKVVSVNVDFNPETQTAYGVLSMPTLIVFKGGEPVKSMVGARAKAKLLRELAEVV
- a CDS encoding MerR family transcriptional regulator yields the protein MRIGELAERAGTTTRTLRYYEARGLLTARRTGNGYRAYGEEELRLVRQIRLLQDFGFELEDTRPFVECLRAGHPDGASCPASLEVYRRKLAELDDCLARLGAVREQVAGQLARAELMVASVDAEPRCELTEHQMNHEG
- a CDS encoding aldo/keto reductase, giving the protein MTFPHAPPASAAGTWRLGDLTVNRLGFGAMRLTGSGAFDRGVPSDRAKVLGVLRRAVELGVNHLDTAAFYFSSLRSANELINSALAPYSDDLVITTKVGPGRDPSGEWLWATPEQLRGQVEENLRQLGRDHLDVVNLRIRGKQLAPFVELFGALAELREAGLVRHLGLSNVGLDHLAAAQRIAPVVCVQNRYGIGATAEQQAVLEACGEQRIAFVPFFAIAGEGREGGPAERAGDQAAVLDIARAHGASVAQVRLAWTLQQGEHVLAIPGTGNPEHLVENVAAAALRLTGPELARLADC
- a CDS encoding SigE family RNA polymerase sigma factor, whose product is MTIDTDTAGPPGDHMHEGLGFEEFASSRARKLFQVAYLMCGDWHQAQDLVQTTLAKLYAVWGRLQRNGEAVAIDAYARKALLRTYLSHRRLRRSGELVVAAIPDQPSGGHGEATELRVTLVAALSQLPPRNRAVVVLRYLEDYSIEAVAEVLGISAGAVKSLNTRSLARLRELLADDRELLFRG
- a CDS encoding arsenate-mycothiol transferase ArsC, encoding MAEAMTPAGGFAGRRRVLVVCKGNTCRSPAAAAVITELSGGTLDVRSAGTHARPVGGPASPLMVEAMAAAGYDLSGHRSTLLDTALVDWADDLVAADEETARAVAALAGPGRAVRLLGSGIPDPWGGDVAEYARAVRRIQQAAREYCATRERGADDGRPSG
- a CDS encoding sensor histidine kinase, encoding MRLKELLNPHSLRWKIAALVAVAAVAVALAVGLLVHQSTWARAKDLARDKAISQLQDAASTYRQTGTPPTGVDVDSGSLPPVLALQARAGSFATAYDDQRIYTSRMWAATVEGGHVLSTRVDMTSDRLSIEALDRHMVYASLAALAVIVPIAALAAELPNRRLRRVAATARRISAGDLRARTGQPTRTAAFTHDEVDDIAAAFDHMADAMHQRLITEQRFTADVAHELRTPLSGLVVAAELLPDGEATDLVRDRIMVLRTMVENLLEISHLDAGVEQADLFPVPLPEVVIEAVERTGLQADMTVRQASTVETDPRRLDRIIANLLINAHRHGRAPVEITIDDATVTVRDHGPGYPPELLAEGPQRFRTGTPERGKGHGLGLTIALGQAAVLNARLDLANAPDGGATATLRLA
- the cseB gene encoding two-component system response regulator CseB encodes the protein MTRPATATGPLSETVRVLLVEDDDVIRRSVALSLERYGYQVTTAPDGLSGLQLARAGGHDVLVLDVMLPELDGISLCRLVRESGLTPVLMMSARGDALDVVAGLEAGADDYVVKPVDTAVLVARIRSLLRRATYSPATPAAAATRTAPGALPAPAQAPTAPTGLLVFGDLRIDTLGMEVFLAQQPVSLTPTELRLLLEFAASPGIVLDRHTLLRNVWDYGWDGDSRVVDLAVQRLRKKVGADRIETVRGFGYKLRR
- a CDS encoding D-alanyl-D-alanine carboxypeptidase family protein → MRPFGSRVARSQPADVPVESPQVGPRGPHATLALAAAVVLALATVVAFTLVPGRGISTPSVVRALPQWVGLPWPVQGQSSVAVEGLGTIGSRGEQRPVPIASVTKVMTAYVVLQDHPLDGTAADNPTITVDQQAADESFSAEESTAPVRAGQQLSQRQLLELMMLPSGNNIARLLARWDAGSENAFVAKMNRCAHALGMTNTTYTGASGIQDSTTSTSDDQLVLAQRAMAVPVLAAIVATESTTVPGVPGTVKNTNDLVGHDGVVGLKTGSSTAAGGNLAWAARASTPSGPRLVIGVVLHQDAGDPPARGLRAALNVSHTLITAVQDALAQQTPPPSGGGSSGTAVGTSPLPGATTPRRA